ATCTATCGGGACGCGCCGATCGATCTCGCCTCGGTGAGTCCGAAACTCGAGAGCAGTACGCCGACGCCGGAGCGCGCGCCGGACGACGCCGACGCGGGCCAGTGGGAAGACCGCCACGAGAACGATCGGATCGATCTCGAGGCACTCGCTCGCCTCGTCGAGACCTACGAGTTCCAACTGAAGTTCGTCGTCACCGACGGCGACGATCTGCCGGAGGTCCTCGAGTTGCTCGCGAGCCTTCGCGAGGCGGCCGCCGTCCCGATCCGGGACGACGACGTTCTCCTGATGCCCGAGGGAGCGACCCGGGAGCGACTCGAGGAGACTCGCGACCGCGTCGCACGACTGGCGATGGACCACGGCTTTCGGTACACGCCGCGACTTCACGTCGACCTCTGGAACGACGCCCCCGAAACGTGATTCGACCATGACCGAGACGACACACTCCACGACCGACGAACCGACCGACAAACGCGCCGTCGTCCTCCTCTCCGGCGGGATGGACAGCGCCACCGCCGCCGTCGAGGCCCGCGAGCGCGGCTACGAGATCTACGCCTTACACACCTCCTACGGCCAGCGAACCGAGGACCGCGAACTCGAATGCGCCCGCCGACTCGCCGACGAACTCGACGCGGCGGAGTTCCTGCGGATCGAGACGGGCCACCTCGCCGAAATCGGGGCCTCGAGTCTCACCGACGACGAGATGACCGTCGACGACGCGGACATGGAGAGCGACGAGATCCCCACGTCGTACGTCCCGTTCCG
The genomic region above belongs to Natronorubrum halophilum and contains:
- a CDS encoding 7-carboxy-7-deazaguanine synthase QueE; translation: MPVSNSVDRDGGTDEVAGDGLPINELFYSLQGEGTLAGVPSVFVRTSGCNLRCWFCDSYHTSWEPTHAWMDLEAILAEIESYEAADHVVLTGGEPMLHEACVDLLEALDERGYHTTVETNGTIYRDAPIDLASVSPKLESSTPTPERAPDDADAGQWEDRHENDRIDLEALARLVETYEFQLKFVVTDGDDLPEVLELLASLREAAAVPIRDDDVLLMPEGATRERLEETRDRVARLAMDHGFRYTPRLHVDLWNDAPET